The Dunckerocampus dactyliophorus isolate RoL2022-P2 chromosome 1, RoL_Ddac_1.1, whole genome shotgun sequence genome has a segment encoding these proteins:
- the LOC129188318 gene encoding protein Wnt-2b-A gives MLALDGILSARPARIQSCGSRGLSSKSRQNPGAGSRIYCVCILLLLLVTPRVDSSWWYIGALGARVICDNIPALVNKQRQLCQRHPDIMQAIGEGTKEWIRECQHQFRHHRWNCSTLERDHTVFGRVLLRSSREAAFVYAISSAGVVYALTRACSQGELKMCNCDPHKRGRHKDERGEFDWGGCSDNINYGIRFAKAFIDAKERTVRDARALMNLHNNRCGRTAVKRFMKLECKCHGVSGSCTLRTCWMAMSDFRKTGDYLRRKYNGAIEVTMNQDGTGFTVANKAFRKATKNDLVYFENSPDYCLQDKSAGSFGTAGRVCNKTSRSTDGCEVMCCGRGYDTTRVRQVTKCECKFKWCCAVECKDCEEDVDIHTCKAHKRAEWLDKT, from the exons ATGTTGGCTTTGGACGGGATACTGAGCGCACGGCCAGCCCGCATTCAGAGTTGTGGATCCCGAGGACTTTCATCCAAGTCACGTCAGAACCCTGGTGCCGGTTCGAGgatttactgtgtgtgtattttgttgctgctgctggtcACCCCACGAGTGGATTCTTCATGGTG gTACATTGGTGCGCTGGGTGCCCGCGTCATCTGTGACAACATCCCAGCATTGGTGAACAAGCAACGGCAACTGTGTCAGCGCCACCCGGACATCATGCAGGCCATCGGCGAGGGCACCAAGGAGTGGATCAGAGAGTGCCAGCACCAGTTCAGACATCATCGCTGGAACTGCAGCACGCTGGAACGTGATCACACTGTGTTTGGACGTGTCTTGCTGAGAA GCAGCCGCGAAGCAGCCTTCGTCTATGCCATCTCCTCTGCCGGGGTGGTGTATGCGCTTACTCGTGCCTGCAGCCAAGGGGAGCTGAAGATGTGCAACTGTGATCCGCACAAGCGAGGACGACACAAGGATGAGAGAGGAGAATTTGACTGGGGAGGATGTAGTGACAATATCAACTATGGGATCAGGTTCGCCAAAGCCTTCATAGATGCCAAAGAGAGGACTGTACGAGATGCACGAGCGCTCATGAACCTGCACAATAACCGCTGTGGCAGAACG GCAGTGAAGCGTTTTATGAAGCTGGAGTGCAAATGTCACGGTGTGAGCGGTTCATGCACACTACGGACATGCTGGATGGCCATGTCGGACTTCAGGAAGACTGGTGATTACCTGAGGAGGAAATACAACGGGGCCATTGAAGTAACAATGAACCAAGATGGCACAGGCTTCACTGTCGCAAATAAAGCCTTTCGAAAAGCCACCAAGAATGACCTGGTCTACTTTGAGAACTCTCCGGATTATTGTCTGCAGGACAAGTCAGCAG GCTCCTTTGGCACTGCTGGGCGGGTCTGTAACAAGACATCACGCAGCACAGATGGATGCGAGGTCATGTGCTGTGGGCGGGGCTACGACACCACCAGAGTCAGACAAGTCACCAAGTGCGAGTGCAAATTCAAATGGTGCTGCGCCGTGGAGTGTAAGGACTGTGAAGAAGATGTGGATATACACACATGCAAGGCCCACAAACGAGCTGAATGGTTGGACAAGACCTGA